The Brumimicrobium sp. genomic interval TCCACATGAAAGGATTTTGAGATGGCAATAATATCTTCCGCAATAGACTCAGGAACGTATAATTCCATACGATGTCCCATATTGAAAACTTTATACATTTCTTTCCAATCTGTTCCTGATTCTTCATGAATTACCTTAAACAAAGGTGGAACTGGGAATAAATTATCTTTAATAATATGTAAGTTATCCACAAAATGTAGCACCTTAGTTTGTGCCCCACCACTACAGTGTACCATTCCATGAATAGATGCTCTGTGCTTATCTAAAATTTTCTTAATGATAGGTGCATACGTTCTGGTTGGAGAAAGAACTAATTTCCCTGCATCTAACGGACTTCCTTCAACAGGATCAGTTAAGCGATAATTTCCACTATATGCTAATTCTTCTGGAATACTTGCATCAAAACTTTCTGGGTATTTCTCTTTCAGATACTTATGAAATACATCATGACGTGCAGATGTTAGTCCATTTGAGCCCATTCCTCCATTGTATTCCTTTTCATAAGAAGCTTGACCCGAAGAAGATAACCCTACAATGACATCGCCTGCTTGAATAGTATGGTTGGAAATTACGTCCGAACGTTTCATTCTACACACTACTGTAGAATCCACTATAATTGTACGCACTAAATCACCCACATCTGCGGTTT includes:
- a CDS encoding AIR synthase-related protein, which encodes MSDNRYNQRGVSAGKEDVHNAIANIDKGIFPKAFCKIIPDFLAGDEDYCVVMHADGAGTKSSLAYMYWKETGDISVWKGISQDALIMNVDDLLCVGATDNILLSSTIGRNKNLVTGEVIAAIINGTEELLAELREMGVGIYSTGGETADVGDLVRTIIVDSTVVCRMKRSDVISNHTIQAGDVIVGLSSSGQASYEKEYNGGMGSNGLTSARHDVFHKYLKEKYPESFDASIPEELAYSGNYRLTDPVEGSPLDAGKLVLSPTRTYAPIIKKILDKHRASIHGMVHCSGGAQTKVLHFVDNLHIIKDNLFPVPPLFKVIHEESGTDWKEMYKVFNMGHRMELYVPESIAEDIIAISKSFHVDAQIVGRVEESAQKRLTIQSEFGTFEY